A genomic region of Planococcus kocurii contains the following coding sequences:
- a CDS encoding GntR family transcriptional regulator produces the protein MPIPVNHAKPVRVSAKESAYLQLQQWIIDGTLQPEEKLIDTELAQALSLSRTPIREALQLLEVQGFVEMFPGKATRVTTIKKGDLKDLLPPLAVLQALSAELAIPNLDEHVFRLLEETNQRFIEAIESQNGFSALKIDQEFHQIIVDAADNPYIHSILSSLQSHVRRQFFHHSLMLTKSSYDEHVEIIQTLKEKNPTKVTQLMKSNWIRTIDELSTEKLL, from the coding sequence ATGCCTATTCCAGTTAATCACGCTAAGCCAGTCCGCGTGTCAGCTAAAGAAAGTGCTTATCTTCAATTACAGCAATGGATTATTGATGGTACGCTACAGCCTGAAGAAAAATTAATCGATACAGAATTGGCGCAAGCATTGAGTTTGAGTAGAACTCCAATACGCGAAGCGTTGCAGCTGTTGGAAGTTCAAGGGTTTGTAGAAATGTTTCCAGGAAAAGCTACACGCGTCACTACTATTAAAAAAGGGGACCTCAAAGACTTGTTGCCACCTCTCGCTGTTTTGCAAGCCTTGTCAGCAGAACTTGCTATTCCTAATCTTGATGAGCATGTCTTTCGTTTGCTCGAAGAAACTAACCAACGATTTATTGAAGCCATTGAAAGCCAAAATGGTTTTTCAGCTTTAAAAATCGATCAAGAGTTTCATCAAATTATTGTCGATGCTGCAGATAATCCTTATATCCACTCAATCCTCAGCAGTCTCCAGTCTCATGTAAGACGACAATTTTTTCATCATTCATTGATGTTAACTAAGAGCTCATACGATGAGCACGTCGAAATTATCCAGACCTTAAAAGAAAAAAATCCAACTAAAGTGACACAACTTATGAAATCCAATTGGATTCGTACGATTGATGAGTTGTCGACTGAAAAACTTCTGTAA
- a CDS encoding class I SAM-dependent rRNA methyltransferase: MNSEISVKINEKFKTGYANGYPLVTKEALENAEFLQTEGSILKLVDKQGRFLAKGYYGLQNKGYGWVLTNDENETVDQAFIERKLTTAISRRQAFFNNSETTAFRVFNGEGDGFGGLIIDYYDGFYLLSWYSEGVYTFKDQVIAALQNVTECKGIYQKKRFDTKGQYIEEDDFVAGERGEFPLVVKENGVNFAVYLNDGAMTGIFLDQRDVRNVIKQKYAKGKTVLNTFSYTGAFSVAAALGGARKTTSVDLAKRSSSKTIEQFSVNGIDFENQDILVMDVFNYFKYAKRKELRFDVVILDPPSFARSKKYTFSTSKDYTNLMKEAIAITEKNGVIVASTNSASFGMKKFKGFIDKAFKELGGKYSIVEEFTLPSDFRVHKEFKEGNYLKVLFVKLG, from the coding sequence ATGAATTCGGAAATTTCAGTTAAAATAAATGAGAAATTTAAGACAGGTTACGCTAACGGTTATCCTTTAGTGACGAAAGAAGCTTTAGAAAATGCAGAATTTCTCCAAACCGAAGGAAGTATTTTGAAACTTGTTGATAAACAAGGACGTTTTTTAGCAAAAGGCTATTACGGCTTACAAAATAAGGGGTATGGCTGGGTGCTGACCAATGATGAAAATGAAACTGTCGATCAAGCATTTATTGAACGCAAGTTGACGACTGCGATTTCTCGTAGACAAGCTTTTTTCAATAACTCAGAGACGACCGCTTTTCGTGTTTTCAACGGTGAAGGTGATGGTTTCGGAGGGTTGATCATTGATTATTATGACGGTTTTTATTTGCTTAGCTGGTATAGTGAAGGGGTTTATACGTTTAAAGATCAAGTCATTGCCGCACTTCAAAATGTGACGGAATGCAAAGGCATTTACCAGAAAAAACGATTTGATACAAAAGGTCAGTATATCGAGGAAGATGATTTTGTTGCGGGCGAACGCGGTGAATTTCCGTTAGTCGTCAAAGAAAATGGTGTGAACTTTGCTGTTTACTTAAACGACGGAGCGATGACAGGAATTTTCTTAGACCAGCGTGATGTACGAAATGTGATCAAGCAAAAATACGCCAAAGGCAAAACAGTACTCAATACGTTTTCCTACACTGGCGCATTTTCAGTAGCAGCCGCACTTGGTGGAGCACGGAAAACGACGAGTGTCGATTTGGCGAAGAGAAGTTCTAGTAAAACGATTGAGCAATTCAGTGTGAATGGCATTGATTTTGAAAATCAGGATATTTTGGTTATGGACGTCTTTAATTATTTTAAATACGCTAAGCGAAAAGAATTAAGGTTTGATGTCGTGATTTTAGATCCACCAAGCTTTGCGCGTTCAAAAAAATACACGTTTAGTACGTCTAAGGATTATACGAACTTGATGAAAGAGGCAATCGCCATTACAGAAAAAAACGGCGTTATCGTTGCTTCGACCAATAGTGCTTCTTTTGGCATGAAGAAATTTAAAGGATTTATCGACAAAGCCTTTAAGGAACTTGGTGGAAAATACAGCATTGTTGAGGAATTCACATTACCTAGTGATTTCCGCGTGCACAAAGAATTTAAAGAAGGCAATTACTTGAAAGTTCTTTTTGTGAAACTAGGATAA
- a CDS encoding queuosine precursor transporter, giving the protein MLLYLNGAFVGLLILSNILAVKLFSIGEWAVLPAAVIVYVFTFPITDTIAEVYGKEAARQTVTAGFVTQLCALAFIFLAIHLPAASFFTNQESFETIFSAGFRVTVASLVSYFISQNLDVTIFHKLKEKHGHSKLWLRNNASTMVSQLVDTSIFITIAFYGTLPTSVLLGMIVTQYAFKWLVAAADTPLVYLLVKLCRRDLAGHQIYGHQKPEALQ; this is encoded by the coding sequence ATGTTACTTTATTTGAACGGCGCATTTGTCGGCTTGTTAATCTTATCGAATATACTCGCGGTGAAATTATTCAGTATCGGCGAATGGGCTGTTTTACCGGCTGCTGTCATCGTCTATGTTTTCACTTTCCCGATCACAGATACGATTGCAGAAGTATATGGCAAAGAAGCTGCAAGACAAACCGTTACAGCAGGATTTGTTACACAGCTTTGTGCACTGGCGTTTATTTTTCTTGCTATTCATTTGCCAGCTGCTTCTTTTTTTACGAATCAAGAATCATTCGAAACCATCTTTTCTGCAGGTTTTCGTGTTACTGTAGCCAGTCTCGTTTCTTACTTTATTAGTCAAAACCTGGACGTCACTATTTTCCATAAACTGAAAGAAAAACATGGTCATTCCAAGTTGTGGCTTCGCAATAATGCCTCAACAATGGTCAGCCAATTGGTCGATACGAGCATTTTCATCACCATCGCTTTTTACGGCACTTTGCCAACTAGTGTATTACTTGGCATGATTGTGACACAATATGCATTCAAATGGCTCGTGGCTGCAGCCGACACGCCACTGGTGTATTTACTCGTCAAGTTATGCAGACGCGATCTAGCAGGCCATCAAATTTACGGACATCAAAAACCGGAAGCTCTCCAATAG
- a CDS encoding endonuclease/exonuclease/phosphatase family protein: protein MHGNQKKAPIVKVMSFNIAHGLGMDGVVDLERTAGVIEESCANIIALQEVDRYFSARSSFVDQVEWLSKRLGMHAAYGANMSFAPEDSERPNHQYGNVILSNYPIKYVENHLLTQVPCPFGNNEQRGLLETIIEVEGSYLSVFNTHLALKDEELAVSVDEILTLTEKTRFPQILVGDFNAPPSNGYMQKLNSQFNDAFLTMKRGDAYTYPSPYTNKETAEILSPAIRIDYIFSDSAIDVVQVAVIETAVSDHMPIVADMVLTGATVHSKDGLQKERAKV from the coding sequence ATGCACGGGAATCAAAAGAAAGCACCAATTGTCAAAGTTATGTCTTTTAACATTGCTCATGGGTTGGGGATGGATGGAGTCGTCGATTTGGAGAGGACCGCAGGAGTTATCGAGGAATCCTGTGCGAACATTATTGCCTTGCAGGAAGTTGACCGTTATTTTTCTGCTCGCAGTTCATTTGTGGACCAAGTAGAGTGGTTGAGCAAAAGACTTGGCATGCATGCGGCTTACGGAGCCAATATGAGTTTTGCACCTGAAGATTCAGAACGTCCGAATCATCAATATGGCAATGTCATTTTGAGTAACTACCCAATCAAATACGTCGAAAATCATTTATTGACTCAAGTTCCGTGTCCATTTGGAAATAATGAACAACGGGGTCTGTTAGAAACCATCATTGAAGTGGAAGGTAGTTATTTGAGTGTATTTAATACCCATTTAGCGCTGAAAGATGAAGAGCTAGCAGTTAGTGTTGATGAAATTTTGACCCTTACAGAAAAAACCCGCTTTCCACAAATTCTTGTTGGGGACTTTAATGCCCCACCTTCGAACGGTTATATGCAAAAACTCAACAGCCAGTTCAACGATGCTTTTTTGACAATGAAAAGAGGCGATGCCTACACATATCCCTCTCCTTACACAAATAAAGAAACAGCTGAGATTTTGTCTCCAGCAATACGAATCGACTATATTTTTTCAGATAGCGCTATTGATGTCGTACAGGTAGCCGTTATTGAGACGGCCGTTTCCGATCATATGCCGATTGTAGCGGATATGGTCCTGACTGGTGCGACAGTACACAGTAAAGATGGTTTGCAAAAAGAACGGGCAAAGGTCTAA
- the brnQ gene encoding branched-chain amino acid transport system II carrier protein, protein MDSKLSFKSYAVVGMMLFALFFGAGNLIFPAQLGQYAGTNVWIAIFGFLITGVGLPLLGILAIGYSKSNDLQDLSSRVHPVYGLIFTAMLYLTIGPFFALPRTGAVSYEVGVAPFIGAGNATIGLLIFSLIFFGVSLVVSLNPTKIVDSIGKVLSPAILLTLGVLLVAAFVKPMGNQEAPQPVYKSDAFFTGFTEGYNTMDALASLVFGIIVISAVRKMGVNSPKGVLMATLKSGVVASALLAIVYTGIAYLGSTSTATLGLMETGGPVLSGASDYYFGTFGAMLLAVIIILACLTTAIGLTVANAEFFHKLTPKIGYKTYVVIFSVFSLVVTNAGLANIITYSIPVLMFLYPLAIVLIILAFLSPLFRHAQLVYVSTIIVTLFISVIDGLKTLTSSIGVDNPAWLQSIIDFYADTLPLYSNGLGWLLPALLVIAITTVIARTKKTVKVQSAQHNA, encoded by the coding sequence ATGGACAGTAAGTTATCGTTTAAGTCTTATGCAGTAGTAGGGATGATGTTGTTTGCGCTGTTCTTCGGAGCAGGAAACTTAATTTTTCCGGCGCAGCTGGGACAATATGCAGGAACAAACGTATGGATCGCAATCTTCGGATTTTTGATTACTGGTGTCGGCTTGCCGTTACTTGGAATATTGGCAATTGGCTATTCGAAAAGCAATGATTTGCAGGATTTATCAAGCCGTGTGCATCCCGTTTATGGACTGATTTTCACGGCAATGCTGTATTTAACAATTGGACCTTTCTTCGCGTTACCAAGAACGGGTGCAGTTTCGTATGAAGTTGGAGTGGCTCCGTTTATTGGAGCAGGAAACGCAACGATCGGTTTGCTTATCTTCTCATTGATCTTTTTTGGCGTTTCACTTGTTGTGTCATTAAACCCAACAAAAATAGTTGATAGTATCGGAAAAGTTTTGTCACCAGCTATTTTGCTGACGTTGGGCGTTTTGTTGGTCGCCGCTTTTGTGAAACCAATGGGCAACCAAGAAGCACCACAACCGGTTTATAAAAGCGACGCTTTCTTTACTGGATTTACAGAAGGCTATAACACGATGGACGCACTTGCTTCTCTTGTGTTCGGAATTATTGTCATCTCGGCTGTTCGCAAAATGGGCGTGAATTCGCCTAAAGGCGTATTGATGGCTACCTTGAAAAGTGGCGTGGTTGCATCAGCTTTATTGGCAATTGTCTATACAGGAATTGCTTATTTAGGATCAACGAGTACAGCTACTTTAGGTCTTATGGAAACAGGGGGACCCGTACTCAGTGGGGCTTCTGATTATTATTTCGGAACTTTTGGTGCCATGTTGCTTGCTGTCATCATCATCCTAGCTTGTTTAACAACAGCGATTGGCTTGACAGTGGCAAACGCTGAATTTTTCCACAAATTAACGCCGAAAATCGGTTATAAGACGTATGTTGTGATTTTCTCTGTCTTTTCATTGGTCGTGACCAATGCGGGACTTGCGAACATCATTACCTATTCAATTCCTGTGTTAATGTTCTTGTATCCATTAGCGATTGTCTTGATCATCCTGGCGTTCTTGTCGCCGTTGTTCAGACATGCGCAACTGGTTTATGTATCGACAATCATTGTTACATTATTTATTAGCGTCATTGATGGATTGAAAACCTTAACTTCTTCAATCGGAGTCGACAATCCAGCATGGTTGCAGTCGATTATCGATTTTTATGCAGATACGTTGCCATTATACAGTAACGGTCTTGGTTGGCTTTTGCCTGCGCTACTTGTTATCGCGATCACAACGGTTATTGCTCGGACCAAAAAAACTGTGAAAGTTCAATCGGCTCAGCATAACGCATAA
- the queF gene encoding preQ(1) synthase, with protein MAGRNEDTLEHLELLGNQNTKYKFEYDPDILEPIDNLHSRDYFVKFNCPEFTSLCPQTGQPDFATIYLSFIPDKTLVESKSLKLYLFSFRNHGDFHEDVVNIIMNDLIKLMDPRYIEVWGKFTPRGGLSIDPYTNYGQPGTKYEEMASYRMMNHDMNPETITNR; from the coding sequence ATGGCAGGAAGAAACGAAGACACGCTCGAGCATTTAGAATTGCTTGGCAATCAAAACACCAAGTATAAATTTGAATACGATCCAGACATTTTAGAACCCATCGACAATCTGCACAGCCGTGATTATTTTGTGAAATTTAATTGTCCTGAGTTTACTTCCCTTTGTCCGCAAACTGGGCAACCCGATTTCGCTACGATCTACTTGAGCTTTATTCCCGACAAAACATTAGTCGAAAGCAAATCACTGAAGCTTTATTTATTCAGTTTCCGCAATCATGGAGATTTTCATGAAGATGTTGTTAACATCATTATGAATGATTTAATCAAATTGATGGATCCTCGGTATATCGAAGTTTGGGGAAAATTCACGCCACGTGGCGGTTTGTCGATTGATCCTTACACAAACTATGGCCAACCTGGAACAAAATACGAAGAAATGGCATCGTACCGGATGATGAATCACGACATGAATCCCGAAACGATTACCAATCGATAA
- a CDS encoding MerR family transcriptional regulator, translating into MDYTVQKLGELTGVSTRTLRYYDEIDLLKPLRKNASGYRIYGAREVDKLQQILFYRELGLRLEQIKNIVNDSGFDSAKALKAHRETLLAKRRQLDLLIINVEKTISTKKGESMMGDKEKFQGFQQKRVDDNEQQYGNEIRSKYGDSLVDQSNANMLGMGEEKFLAFKSLEQQVLNSLANAIETKDPSSDAAQQMAALHRQWLNFTWPSYSKKAHRGLAEIYVADERFAAYYNKVNHGAAEFLRDAIVVYTSPEE; encoded by the coding sequence ATGGACTATACCGTGCAAAAGTTGGGGGAGTTAACCGGAGTTAGCACGCGGACTTTGCGTTATTACGATGAAATTGATTTATTGAAGCCGTTAAGAAAAAATGCGTCCGGATATCGAATTTATGGCGCGCGGGAAGTCGATAAGCTGCAGCAAATTTTATTTTACCGCGAACTCGGATTGAGACTGGAACAGATAAAGAACATCGTTAATGACTCTGGCTTCGATAGTGCCAAAGCTTTAAAAGCACACCGGGAAACACTTCTCGCGAAACGGCGGCAATTGGATCTCTTGATTATCAATGTGGAAAAAACCATTTCCACGAAAAAAGGAGAGAGCATGATGGGGGACAAAGAGAAATTTCAAGGCTTTCAGCAAAAACGTGTGGACGACAACGAACAGCAATATGGCAATGAAATACGCAGTAAATATGGTGATAGTCTAGTCGATCAATCGAATGCCAACATGTTAGGGATGGGCGAAGAGAAGTTTCTGGCGTTTAAAAGTTTAGAGCAGCAAGTATTAAACAGCTTGGCAAACGCTATCGAAACGAAAGACCCGTCGAGCGACGCGGCTCAGCAAATGGCTGCGTTACATCGCCAGTGGTTAAACTTTACGTGGCCGTCCTATAGCAAGAAAGCGCATAGAGGACTCGCAGAGATCTATGTGGCAGACGAGCGATTTGCTGCGTATTACAACAAAGTAAACCATGGAGCCGCTGAATTTTTAAGGGACGCCATTGTGGTTTATACATCACCAGAAGAATAA
- a CDS encoding ABC transporter ATP-binding protein, which yields MKKNAKEKSLKPFISLLLTLKIPKLALAIGLTASLITTLVGLVVPLLTKNLVDGFSLNDLSVPLIVGIVAAFIVQAVINGISIYLLSMVGQRVVAGLRERMWAKLIRLRVRYFDQHSSGETVSRVVNDTGIVRNLITDHFPSFITGIISIIGAVIILVILDWKMTLLMMLSVPLTVVVMVPLGRQMAKISRSLQDETAHFTGHVQQTLGEIRLMKSSTAEHTEETKGVQGIHKLFALGMKEAKIYALIAPLMYLVVMVVIVSIIGYGGIRVANGEMSTGSLVAFLLYLFQIIVPMATFARFFTELQKAKGATERIIDILELPLEEQQPKSTLDIAGKSLQINKLSFSYGEGEPVLANISFEAQPGEMIAFAGPSGGGKTTIFGLIERFYEPLSGEILIGNMPIDEISITSWRDQIGYVSQESAMMGGTIRENLTYGLPNSAAISAEELWQVARMAYAEDFIRGFADGLDTEVGERGVKLSGGQRQRIAIARAFLRDPKILMMDEATASLDSQSEGIVQQALSRLMEGRTTLVIAHRLSTIVDADKIVFIEKGRVTGIGTHQELIASHALYRDFATQQLT from the coding sequence ATGAAAAAGAACGCTAAAGAAAAGAGTTTAAAGCCGTTTATTTCGCTATTGTTGACATTGAAAATCCCGAAACTTGCGCTAGCTATTGGTTTGACGGCTAGTCTGATTACTACGCTTGTTGGACTTGTGGTACCGTTATTAACAAAAAATCTAGTTGATGGTTTTTCCCTTAATGACTTAAGTGTTCCGTTGATTGTTGGAATCGTTGCGGCTTTTATTGTGCAAGCTGTCATTAATGGCATTTCGATTTACTTGCTCAGCATGGTCGGACAACGAGTAGTCGCTGGCTTGAGAGAGCGCATGTGGGCAAAATTGATCCGCTTGCGTGTCCGTTATTTTGATCAGCATTCCAGTGGAGAAACGGTAAGTCGAGTTGTCAATGATACGGGAATTGTTCGGAATTTAATCACGGATCATTTCCCTTCTTTTATTACCGGCATTATTTCTATAATTGGGGCAGTAATTATTTTGGTCATTCTGGACTGGAAAATGACGCTTCTGATGATGTTGTCGGTTCCGCTAACAGTTGTCGTTATGGTACCGCTAGGCCGCCAAATGGCCAAAATTTCTCGTAGCTTACAAGACGAGACTGCTCATTTTACGGGGCATGTGCAACAAACTTTGGGTGAAATTCGGTTGATGAAATCTTCAACGGCTGAACATACAGAAGAAACAAAAGGTGTACAAGGCATCCATAAATTGTTTGCGCTTGGTATGAAAGAAGCCAAAATTTACGCATTGATTGCACCGTTAATGTATTTGGTCGTCATGGTCGTTATCGTATCAATCATCGGCTACGGCGGAATTCGTGTAGCAAATGGGGAAATGTCGACAGGTTCGCTCGTTGCATTTTTATTGTATTTATTTCAAATTATTGTTCCGATGGCGACTTTCGCGCGCTTTTTCACAGAGCTTCAAAAAGCCAAAGGTGCGACAGAACGCATTATCGACATTTTAGAATTGCCATTAGAAGAACAACAGCCAAAATCAACTTTAGATATTGCCGGGAAATCGTTACAAATTAATAAGTTAAGTTTTTCTTATGGGGAAGGAGAGCCCGTTCTAGCTAATATCTCATTTGAAGCACAACCCGGTGAAATGATTGCATTTGCAGGACCAAGTGGTGGTGGAAAGACTACAATTTTTGGGTTGATTGAACGCTTTTACGAACCACTGTCAGGTGAGATTTTGATAGGGAACATGCCAATCGATGAAATTTCAATCACGTCTTGGCGAGATCAAATCGGTTATGTGTCGCAAGAAAGTGCTATGATGGGTGGCACCATTCGCGAAAATTTAACGTACGGATTGCCAAACTCGGCAGCAATTTCAGCTGAAGAATTGTGGCAAGTTGCACGTATGGCTTATGCGGAAGATTTCATACGTGGCTTTGCTGATGGACTGGATACAGAAGTCGGGGAACGCGGCGTTAAGTTATCCGGCGGTCAGCGCCAACGAATTGCCATTGCCCGAGCTTTTTTACGCGATCCCAAAATTTTGATGATGGATGAAGCGACAGCGAGTTTAGATAGTCAGTCAGAAGGCATCGTTCAACAGGCCTTAAGTCGCTTAATGGAAGGGCGGACTACTTTGGTTATCGCTCATCGACTGTCGACAATTGTGGATGCGGATAAAATTGTTTTTATTGAAAAAGGGCGTGTTACCGGAATTGGAACTCACCAAGAACTAATAGCGAGTCACGCGCTGTACCGCGATTTTGCCACACAGCAACTAACTTGA
- a CDS encoding cation diffusion facilitator family transporter, which produces MGHDHDHFETVRSGNKKALSIALIITAGIMLLEFFGGLFTNSLALIADSGHMLSDTVSLVLSLSAIWFAGRAASANKTYGYYRFEILTAFINGITLFVMAGFIIYEAVQRLYEPAEVQGGWMLVIASIGLAANVLSAWVLNRGADVQGNLNMKSAYMHIIGDALGSVGAIVAGMLILLFDWTIADPLISVAVALLILRSAWGILQNSIHILMEGTPETIDTQQVRERLLEIEGVLDVHDLHVWTITSGMDLFTCHIDVDVNIQEQKVLQEALKLVYDVCGIEHATIQIEKTDTVHDSLKV; this is translated from the coding sequence ATGGGGCATGATCATGATCATTTTGAAACAGTTAGAAGCGGCAATAAAAAAGCTTTATCTATCGCACTTATCATAACAGCCGGCATCATGTTGCTAGAGTTTTTCGGCGGACTCTTCACAAACAGTTTGGCTTTAATTGCAGACAGCGGTCATATGTTGTCGGATACGGTTTCACTGGTACTGAGTTTGTCAGCTATTTGGTTTGCGGGAAGAGCAGCGTCTGCTAACAAAACCTATGGCTACTACCGTTTTGAAATTCTTACCGCCTTTATTAATGGTATTACGTTATTTGTTATGGCAGGTTTTATCATTTATGAAGCTGTCCAGCGTTTATATGAGCCTGCGGAAGTTCAAGGAGGTTGGATGCTAGTCATTGCGTCAATTGGTCTTGCTGCTAACGTATTGAGCGCGTGGGTGTTAAACCGTGGTGCCGATGTTCAAGGCAATCTTAATATGAAAAGTGCTTATATGCATATTATCGGAGATGCGCTTGGTTCAGTAGGCGCCATAGTAGCGGGCATGCTTATTCTGTTATTTGACTGGACGATAGCGGATCCGCTGATTTCGGTCGCTGTTGCGTTATTGATTTTGCGGAGCGCCTGGGGCATTCTTCAAAATAGCATTCATATTTTGATGGAGGGAACACCTGAGACGATTGATACGCAGCAAGTGAGAGAGCGGCTGCTTGAAATCGAAGGTGTGTTAGACGTTCATGACCTTCACGTGTGGACGATTACATCTGGCATGGACTTGTTTACATGCCACATTGATGTCGATGTCAATATACAAGAGCAAAAGGTTCTTCAAGAAGCTTTGAAATTGGTTTATGATGTGTGCGGAATTGAACATGCCACCATCCAAATTGAAAAAACCGACACTGTACACGACTCACTAAAGGTATAA
- a CDS encoding STAS/SEC14 domain-containing protein: MLSFVPSKDIETIAIEFEGAATYQDAMKIDKIIQEKYADKGKFNIYAIISERQGASFEGLEESMKVNMDAWNHFHKFAVISSSHIKEKSAEIEKLLPKLEVKYFTLDEMNNAWDWIQE, translated from the coding sequence ATGTTGTCATTTGTACCAAGCAAAGACATAGAAACAATCGCTATTGAATTCGAAGGAGCAGCCACATACCAGGATGCGATGAAAATTGATAAAATCATTCAAGAAAAATATGCGGATAAAGGAAAGTTCAATATTTATGCCATCATAAGCGAAAGACAAGGCGCATCTTTTGAAGGATTAGAAGAAAGCATGAAAGTAAACATGGATGCATGGAATCATTTTCATAAATTTGCTGTAATCAGTTCCAGCCATATAAAAGAAAAGTCAGCAGAAATAGAAAAATTATTACCGAAACTCGAAGTGAAATATTTTACATTAGATGAAATGAACAATGCTTGGGACTGGATTCAGGAATAG
- a CDS encoding DUF3817 domain-containing protein, whose product MFKNALSTFRFMGVVEGGSLLILLFIAMPLKYFFDFPEAVSVIGPIHGALFSMYILITIYMTFVFKWPFRFSVGAVVSAFVPFGNFILDKRLENWQQLKTLAA is encoded by the coding sequence ATGTTTAAAAATGCGTTAAGCACATTTCGTTTTATGGGCGTAGTTGAAGGCGGTTCACTGCTAATCTTGCTGTTTATTGCGATGCCGTTAAAATATTTTTTTGATTTTCCAGAAGCGGTTAGCGTGATTGGACCGATTCACGGGGCTTTGTTCAGTATGTATATTTTAATTACCATTTATATGACGTTTGTTTTTAAATGGCCGTTCCGTTTTTCTGTAGGTGCCGTTGTTTCAGCATTCGTGCCGTTTGGTAATTTCATTTTAGATAAACGCCTTGAAAATTGGCAACAGCTGAAAACTTTAGCTGCCTAA
- a CDS encoding phosphotransferase family protein: MAGEQYGLQKQSIEWVKSQLNEQVEIIDVDPLTGGTSSKLFELTVKENDQVLSYVLRLFHKADWLEKEPDLARHEADSLQYAEQSGLLVPHLIAYDETGQENGVPAVFMTKESGSVVLQPTHDNKWTDRLAAALAELHQIKAEDFPYEYFSYNDAFLLEKPTWSKVQNDWMRAFYIVSGNRPKVRECFIHRDFHPANVLWENGEISAIVDWVNACRGPAGIDVGHCRVNLAQMYGISVANEFLAAYQRHAGNLFVYDPYWDLVSLIDTLNGSPTVYPGWKAFGMKGLSDELVRHRLDDYLLSLLDRFDDF; encoded by the coding sequence ATGGCAGGCGAACAGTATGGATTACAAAAGCAATCAATAGAATGGGTGAAAAGCCAACTAAACGAGCAAGTAGAAATCATCGACGTTGATCCGCTGACGGGCGGAACCTCTTCAAAGCTATTTGAGCTAACTGTCAAAGAGAACGATCAAGTGCTTTCTTACGTTCTGCGACTTTTTCATAAAGCCGATTGGTTGGAAAAAGAGCCTGATTTAGCAAGACATGAAGCAGATAGCCTTCAGTACGCTGAGCAGTCCGGCCTTCTTGTCCCTCACTTAATCGCTTATGACGAAACCGGACAAGAAAATGGCGTGCCTGCAGTATTCATGACAAAAGAGTCTGGCTCTGTCGTACTTCAACCAACTCATGATAACAAATGGACAGATCGACTGGCAGCGGCTTTGGCAGAGTTGCATCAAATAAAGGCAGAAGACTTTCCATACGAATATTTTTCTTATAACGATGCGTTCTTACTTGAAAAGCCGACGTGGTCCAAAGTTCAAAACGATTGGATGCGAGCTTTTTACATTGTTTCTGGAAACCGTCCTAAAGTGCGGGAGTGTTTCATTCATCGAGATTTCCATCCAGCTAATGTGCTGTGGGAAAACGGCGAAATTAGTGCTATCGTAGACTGGGTCAACGCATGTCGAGGGCCCGCAGGAATCGATGTTGGCCATTGCCGTGTCAACCTAGCTCAGATGTATGGAATTTCTGTTGCTAATGAGTTTCTGGCAGCGTATCAGCGGCATGCTGGGAATCTATTTGTTTACGATCCGTATTGGGATCTGGTTTCACTAATAGACACCTTAAATGGATCACCTACTGTGTACCCGGGGTGGAAAGCGTTCGGTATGAAAGGATTGTCTGACGAGTTGGTACGACATCGATTAGATGATTATTTATTAAGTCTTTTGGATCGATTTGATGACTTTTAA